The Blastomonas sp. SL216 DNA window AACGTGTCTCGCCGCAAATGCGTCGCAAATACCGAATCGAAGCCCCTTCCCCGCCCAGGATGAATGGTCGGCGATGCTCAGCGGTATCGGGTCCAGCGGCGCTCAGCCGAGCGGCGCCTCGATGATCGCGGCCAGTGATGCGGCCACCGCATCGAGCGTGCGGTCGCTCGACCACATCGGATGCTCGCGCGACCGGTCGGCCAGCTCCGCCTCGCGCGCCGCCAGAATGCCGCCCAGCGCTGCACCCATAAACACCAGCCGCTGGTTCAGCACCTCGCCCGGCATGTCCGAGCGCAGCCGGCGGACTTCATCCAGGCACCGCAGATAGCCTTTGTTCCAGCGTCCGCCGAGTGCGTCCATGAACAGTGCCCGGTTGGACATCTGCAGCCCGACGACAAAACGGTTGTAGCATTCGCCCCAGGCCGGGGGATCGGGATCGATCGAGGTGACCACCAGCCCCTGCATCACCGCGAACACGCTGTCGATCCCGTCGCTCGCCAGGTTTTCGTCCAGCCAGGCGTTGCGCCGTTCGTCGATCGCCCGCGCGCCATCGACGATCAAGGTGCGGACGAGCAGGTCCTTCGATCCGAAATAATAGGTCAGCGCGGCATGGTTCTTTTGCCCGGCCGCATCCGCGATCTGGCGCACCGTGACGCCGTCGATCCCGCGTTCGGCAAAGAGCTTGAGCGCGA harbors:
- a CDS encoding TetR family transcriptional regulator; the encoded protein is MMPAPSAPRPGAPDHIKAVALKLFAERGIDGVTVRQIADAAGQKNHAALTYYFGSKDLLVRTLIVDGARAIDERRNAWLDENLASDGIDSVFAVMQGLVVTSIDPDPPAWGECYNRFVVGLQMSNRALFMDALGGRWNKGYLRCLDEVRRLRSDMPGEVLNQRLVFMGAALGGILAAREAELADRSREHPMWSSDRTLDAVAASLAAIIEAPLG